From a region of the Sminthopsis crassicaudata isolate SCR6 chromosome 6, ASM4859323v1, whole genome shotgun sequence genome:
- the LOC141547385 gene encoding vomeronasal type-1 receptor 1-like, with product MLTLDEILGIVYLQLTGIGFLGNLTLLILNSFNFLTAHTVRPKNVIIIQLAFSNAMVLLFVGTPTITRLWKVKCVLDRTGIKIITYMQRLSRGLSLNSTCLLNVFQAITISLNNSLWAQVKIKAPKTIIRCIVLCWIFHLIFHMHIFLRHDGPKNSTVSKDGCRTGYRTLDVYNNNHIKFQIITFVHDTFFVGLMTASSVHMVLILYRHRRNLNHIHSKSTSTKISPEMRATKSILLLVATFVLFNTFSRICIICMLFVKSINMWMIHTIVLLALCYPTVSPFILVSINKQVPNSCAC from the coding sequence ATGCTGACCTTGGATGAAATTCTGGGGATAGTATACCTGCAACTAACTGGAATTGGATTCTTGGGGAACTTAACTCTCCTCATCCTAAACAGCTTTAATTTCCTGACTGCTCATACAGTAAGACCTAAAAATGTAATTATCATCCAGTTAGCCTTTTCCAATGCCATGGTACTTCTCTTTGTGGGAACACCTACCATAACAAGGCTTTGGAAGGTAAAATGTGTCCTGGACAGGACTGGGATTAAAATCATTACATACATGCAGAGGCTAAGCCGGGGTCTCTCCTTAAACAGCACCTGCCTCTTGAATGTCTTCCAGGCCATTACTATTAGTCTCAATAACTCCTTATGGGCACAGGTGAAAATTAAAGCACCAAAAACCATCATTAGATGCATTGTTCTATGCTGGATCTTCCATCTAATAttccatatgcatatatttctacGCCATGATGGTCCAAAGAACAGCACAGTCAGTAAAGATGGATGCAGGACTGGGTATAGAACTCTAGATgtgtataataataatcatataaaatttcaaattataacATTTGTCCATGATACTTTCTTTGTAGGTCTCATGACTGCTTCTAGTGTCCATATGGTCTTAATCCTATATAGACACAGGAGAAATCTTAATCATATCCATAGTAAAAGCACCTCCACAAAAATATCCCCTGAAATGAGGGCAACCAAATCTATCCTGCTCCTAGTGGCCacctttgttttgtttaatacaTTCAGTCGCATTTGTATAATTTGTATGTTGTTTGTTAAATCCATAAACATGTGGATGATACATACCATAGTGCTACTCGCTCTTTGTTATCCAACAGTCAGCCCATTTATTCTGGTCAGCATTAATAAGCAGGTCCCCAATTCTTGTGCTTGTTAA